The genomic stretch TAGATACGGGAATGATAACACAGCTTCAATATGCAGATGCTGAAAATGCATACATGAAAGCAAAAATAGATCAAATCAAAAAGATTCAAGAGTACAATATGAAGATAGAACAATTCGAATACTTTAGAACTACAGGAATGTAGGATGTAGCAACATAAATCACTAATAAGTTACCTTAAGATGGTGCCTGGCACCATCTTAAGGTAACTTATTTTTTTTGAATTTTTTAGGTGCTTTTTTTGTTTAAAATAAGAAAATTTTTTCATAGACTTGAAAAAAAGCTGGAAATTGTCGATAATAGAAGGTATAAGGGTAAGTATGAAGAGATAGCAGCACGGGATAGAGGGATTCCGTCTGCAAGAAAATAAAAAAGTGGAGGGAACTATTATGAAGAAGCTATCAAAATTTGCGGCACTTATTTCAACAGGAATTATAATAGCAAGTGCAAGTACTGCATTTGCGCAAATTTATACAGATGTACCAGATAGTCATTGGGCTAGTAAATACGTAGCTAGTATGAATAGATTAGGGGTTATAAAAGGATATGAGGATGCTACATTTAGACCAAATGAGTCAATAACTAGAGAGCAAGCTATGGTAATGATATCTAGAATACTAAAACCTAGTGATTCTGAAAAAAATGCAGCACTTTCAAAACACAAGACATATCTAAATAGCTTGGGTGCAGCATCTTGGGCTCAAAAAGATATTGCCTATGCTATCGAGAAAAAAATACTTACTAAAGATGACGTGAAGAAATTCTACTACAACAAAAAAGCGACAGTAATAACTAGAGAAGAGCTATGTATATACCTAACTAGAATGATGGGTAAAGAAGCAGATGCTAAAAATGCGAGCATCATAGTTATGTCATTTATAGATCAAGAACTAATAGGAGATGCTGCGCTAAAATACGTATATATCATACAGAACTTGGGGATAGTTCAAGGGACACCAGACAACAAATTCAATCCAAAAGGTGCTGTTACCAGAGCAGCCATGGCAAAAATGTTAGACCTAAGTTACAAAGAAATAGTTACAAATGGAGGATCTAGTTCAAGCTCTAGTTCAAGTAGCAAAGATAGTGGGACAAGTGCGACTATAGAGACAAAAGAAATAGAAGGAACTATAGAAACCATACTACAATCTGGAAAAGACAGGGTACATGTTTATGTCAAAACTGGAAGTAGAAAACAAGAGTTAGTTAGAGTAGATAAAGACTCAGACGTCAAATTCGGATCGAAGAGAATAGACTATGATGAATTAAAAGAAGGGTACGACGTAGAACTAACATACAAAGTTATAGGTTCTGAAAATATTGCAACAAAAGTCAAAATGTCTACAGTAGAAAAAGAAATTACAGCTGAAATATACGATGTCAAGACAGGAAGTTTGGTGCTAGATGTAGATGGAGATAGAGACACTTATGAACTAGATGATGATGTGGAAGTAGAAATCGATGGAGAAAAAAGTAGAGCATCTAGACTAGACGAAGATCAAAAAGGTGTATTTAAAATAGAAAATGGCAAAATAACAGAAGTTACAGTTATATCCAAGATACGAGAAATAAAGGGAACTATAATAGATATAGACACTAGAAAAAATGAGATAGAAATAGAAGATAGAGATGATGACAAACATACTTTTGAAATAGATGAAGATGATGTGGACATTGAAAGAGATAGAGATGATATAGACTTCGACGAACTAGAAGAAGGCGACGAAGTAGAGATAACGTTAGAATACGATGAAGTAACGAAGATAGAAGCAGAGAAGGTAGAACGAGAAATAGAAGGTTATATATCAGGTATAACGATAGACGGAGACAAATCTACCATAAAAATAAAAGACAGACAGAGCAAAGAACACTCATTTGAAGTAGACAAAGAAACAGATATAGAATTAGATGACAAGAATGCAGATTTGTACGATCTTAGAATAGGATACGCTGTAGAAGGTAAATACTCTGGTGGTACTATGCTGGAGATAGAAGCTGAAGTCAAGTACAAAGAGGACACTTTAAAAGGAAGAGTGTACAAAGTTTATGAAGATGATGACTATTTCAAAGTCAAAATTGAAAAAGATGATAGTGATGATGAAGACACTATAAAAGTACATGTAGATAGAGACACCACGATTATTCAAGGAAATGATAAAATAAGACTAAAGGAAATGGACAAAGATGACGAAGTTATTATTGTAGGGACGTATAAGGAAGATGATGAGTTTAATGCAAACTCTATAATAGTTATAGAATACTAGGGGAAAGCCAGTTAAATTAAGGGGAAGTGATATAATGTCAGGAGTTAACAGTATATACAATGTCAGTAGTAATCTGCCGAGGGGTTATCAGGCAAACATAAAAAACAAAACATTAATAGAGAGAATGCAGAAAGAACATCCGGGAATGATTGAAAAAGTAGCGAAGACGATTAATTCGACATTAGATAACGCCCTCATGGCTATCAGAGTAGAATCGAGATTTTCAAAAGAAAAAATGACTTTGAACCAAATGGAGAAAAAATGGCTTGGTGGTGGTTACAAAGCAAATTTTGCTGCCAATCTAAACAAAGCTGAAGATGCTTATTTTGCTACAGTATCAGCTAAGAGACAAAGTCAGCATAGAGAAACAGATAGAAAAATGAATCAAATCATAGAGACAAATAATCAGACCGGCGAGCAAAAAGCAGATCCGAAAAAAGTACAGGAGTACTTATCTGCTGAGAAGGGATACTTGTATG from Tissierellales bacterium encodes the following:
- a CDS encoding S-layer homology domain-containing protein, whose translation is MKKLSKFAALISTGIIIASASTAFAQIYTDVPDSHWASKYVASMNRLGVIKGYEDATFRPNESITREQAMVMISRILKPSDSEKNAALSKHKTYLNSLGAASWAQKDIAYAIEKKILTKDDVKKFYYNKKATVITREELCIYLTRMMGKEADAKNASIIVMSFIDQELIGDAALKYVYIIQNLGIVQGTPDNKFNPKGAVTRAAMAKMLDLSYKEIVTNGGSSSSSSSSSKDSGTSATIETKEIEGTIETILQSGKDRVHVYVKTGSRKQELVRVDKDSDVKFGSKRIDYDELKEGYDVELTYKVIGSENIATKVKMSTVEKEITAEIYDVKTGSLVLDVDGDRDTYELDDDVEVEIDGEKSRASRLDEDQKGVFKIENGKITEVTVISKIREIKGTIIDIDTRKNEIEIEDRDDDKHTFEIDEDDVDIERDRDDIDFDELEEGDEVEITLEYDEVTKIEAEKVEREIEGYISGITIDGDKSTIKIKDRQSKEHSFEVDKETDIELDDKNADLYDLRIGYAVEGKYSGGTMLEIEAEVKYKEDTLKGRVYKVYEDDDYFKVKIEKDDSDDEDTIKVHVDRDTTIIQGNDKIRLKEMDKDDEVIIVGTYKEDDEFNANSIIVIEY